Proteins found in one Papio anubis isolate 15944 chromosome 13, Panubis1.0, whole genome shotgun sequence genomic segment:
- the LOC116269998 gene encoding uncharacterized protein LOC116269998 — protein MAWADGRSEAGAGGGRWLGGRVREGRRARPRSDARASFPRNGRPASPPEPPPPPARLPYAVRLAARAHPPGCPRSERPPTAPRARRARSSPPPDTAPGRLRPCPRPPPGSRADPVPGPPGNRALLRLRLRPRQTPTPCPDCQARSGCSVRALPLATHTHFLLSLNWSTDPGGRRRRRKEEGRRRRGRAREEGSREAVPPGPSWKAFLGSRPPRRASQCGSRLARAAPGLGRLCRALRTPTAPAPSAEPAGAAVTAAPGRRRAAGAGGRRCVLRPPPTCGCRPAGRGEAGKWRSLPASAHRPGSAAAAPAEVAGGGPAEPRTRSLRRRRWRPRLPRCACVLRGDAPQPLLCFPFLFLKRHSVRNSRVTSDPGAVLENKILYTVGSNWGREGIGTGAQRHRGRFTGEAVRKVTRDRNLNPEKRKEAAQVSSSLSIGSNFSCLCFFGGCWWFLFF, from the coding sequence ATGGCCTGGGCCGACGGGAGAAGCGAGGCGGGCGCGGGAGGCGGGCGCTGGCTCGGGGGGCGCGTGAGAGAaggccgccgcgcccggcctcgcTCAGACGCCCGCGCCTCCTTCCCCAGGAACGGGCGACCGGCCTCGCCCCccgagccgccgccgccgcctgcgAGGCTCCCCTACGCCGTGCGCCTGGCGGCGAGAGCTCATCCACCGGGGTGTCCCCGCAGCGAGCGGCCGCCGACGGCTCCCCGCGCCCGGCGCGCCCGCTCCTCGCCGCCGCCTGACACGGCTCCCGGGCGCCTTCGGCCCTGTCCGCGCCCACCGCCCGGCTCGCGCGCAGACCCGGTTCCCGGCCCGCCCGGCAACCGCGCGctcctccgcctccgcctccgccccCGCCAGACGCCCACCCCCTGCCCCGATTGCCAGGCGCGGAGCGGCTGCTCAGTGCGCGCCCTCCCCctcgccacacacacacattttcttctttctctgaacTGGAGCACAGATCCGGGAGGGAGGAGGCGGCGGcgaaaggaggaggggaggaggcggAGGGGACGGGCGCGGGAGGAGGGGAGCCGGGAGGCGGTGCCGCCCGGCCCCTCCTGGAAGGCTTTCCTGGGCTCGCGGCCGCCGCGGCGCGCCTCCCAGTGCGGCTCTCGCCTCGCCCGCGCGGCTCCCGGGCTGGGCCGGCTCTGTCGGGCTCTGCGGACGCCCACTGCTCCCGCACCCTCGGCAGAGCCCGCGGGCGCCGCGGTCACGGCCGCCCCCGGCCGCCGACGTGCAGCCGGAGCCGGCGGCCGCCGCTGCGTGCTAAGACCGCCGCCGACCTGCGGCTGCCgtccggccgggcgtggtgaggCGGGAAAATGGCggtctctgcctgcctcagcccaccgGCCCGGGAGCGCGGCCGCGGCCCCTGCTGAAGTCGCGGGAGGCGGCCCCGCGGAGCCCCGCACGCGCTCCCTGCGGCGCCGGCGCTGGCGTCCGCGGCTCCCGCGCTGTGCCTGTGTGCTCCGCGGGGACGCTCCTCAGCCGCTTCTGTGTTTCCCGTTCCTATTTCTAAAACGCCATTCGGTTAGAAACTCTCGTGTCACCTCTGACCCCGGTGCAGTCTTAGAAAATAAGATCCTCTATACTGTGGGGAGCaactggggaagggaaggaattgGCACCGGTGCCCAGAGGCACAGGGGGAGATTCACAGGCGAAGCTGTCCGCAAAGTAACGAGAGATAGAAATCTAAATcctgagaagagaaaggaagctgCCCAAGTTTCCAGCAGCCTCTCGATAGGTTCCAACTTTTCAtgcctttgtttttttggtggttgttggtggtttctgtttttttaa